Proteins from a single region of Colias croceus chromosome Z, ilColCroc2.1:
- the LOC123705137 gene encoding actin-85C-like has protein sequence MAFEKPVVVLDHGSYIMKAGFACDNHPVSMFRTLVGRPNYLKGTYGREYYDVFIGDEAEARIDDLELCSPVVNGQIVHWDNMERIWHHVFYRELKAAPEDRSVMMACDNCSTMEEKIKCCEIFFEVLNSPGLCIQSQSVLAMYGSGFTTGICVDIGYDTTDVNPVFEGGMIKYAHIQTGLAGAQISNYVKRSLVERNLAHGIKTPKDIDDILRNQLYITPDCAMPRNNYKRSVNSACGEAIDLTNEAFMAGEMFFQPDFVMGEKTNYIPLHDAVLTASLKCDSELRPELYDAIVPCGGFAMVPGMNERLQIELENLIHRPVTISSSTEAYAVVWLGGATFAGLPDAKKLWVTRKQYEEHGFKIIKNKFM, from the exons ATGGCATTCGAAAAGCCGGTCGTCGTGTTGGACCATGGAAGCTATATAATGAAGGCCGGATTTGCATGCGATAACCACCCTGTATCCATGTTTAGAACGCTCGTAGGCCGccctaattatttaaaaggcACTTACGGACGGGAATATTACGATGTCTTTATTGGAGACGAGGCGGAGGCTAGAATCGACGATTTAGAACTATGCAGTCCAGTTGTTAACGGCCAGATTGTACATTGGGATAATATGGAGAGGATCTGGCATCATGTGTTTTATAGGGAATTGAAAGCGGCGCCTGAAGACAGATCTGTTATGATGGCGTGTGATAATTGTTCTACTATGGAAGAGAA GATAAAATGCTGCgagatattttttgaagtattAAATTCGCCGGGCCTGTGCATCCAATCACAAAGCGTTCTGGCCATGTACGGGTCTGGTTTCACAACTGGCATATGCGTAGACATCGGTTATGATACTACGGATGTAAACCCCGTGTTTGAGGGAGGCATGATCAAGTATGCACATATTCAGACCGGTTTGGCAGGCGCTCAAATATCGAACTATGTAAAACGCAGCTTGGTCGAACGCAATCTAGCTCATGGAATCAAAACTCCCAAGGATATAGACGATATTCTTAGAAACCAATTGTACATAACCCCTGACTGTGCCATGCCAAGAAACAATTACAAGAGATCGGTCAACTCGGCTTGCGGCGAGGCAATCGATCTGACTAATGAAGCGTTCATGGCAGGGGAGATGTTTTTCCAACCGGATTTTGTGATGGGTGAAAAGACAAATTACATCCCATTGCATGACGCTGTGTTGACGGCTTCGTTGAAGTGCGATTCGGAGCTACGTCCCGAGCTGTATGACGCGATTGTGCCTTGCGGAGGATTTGCGATGGTGCCAGGTATGAATGAGAGGTTACAAATCGAGCTGGAAAATCTGATACATCGGCCAGTGACAATTTCGTCATCGACAGAGGCGTATGCTGTAGTGTGGCTCGGCGGAGCGACATTCGCGGGATTGCCAGACGCAAAAAAACTGTGGGTGACGAGAAAACAATACGAGGAACACggctttaaaataataaaaaataaattcatgtaa